CTTCTTTATATCGAATCAAAATCTCATCATCTTTCAGGTCTATGTCAATGTTTCCATTCTTTTCAGTAAAATATGAAACAGATTTTAAAATATTTGATCGCGAATTCTTGAGATACCCATAAAAATTGTACTCGTATTTAGTATATCTTATCTGATAAATAGTCTTCATCAAGTTTATGATATCTTCACTACCCTTGGTTTCAAGTATCAGGCGGATTGTCTCCTCATGCGCACTGAAATTTATACTTTTCTCCTCTATATTTTTTACGGATTCAAAATTAACAAAAAATTCTTCCAGCAACTTAAAGCTTTTTTCAATATCCTGAACCTTCAATAAGTGCGATTCTTTCATTATTGCCAAGCTTTTTTCAACTTTGTCGAGTTTAGTGATTTCATCACTTTCTAAAATAGCTTTCAAGATATAGTTCGGATCAGAATTTAAGCCGCTGATCATCATCAGGATCCTATTCCAGTTTTTTTCGGTAAACAATTCCTTATTTAAATTCTGTACACCTTCGACTAAGTAGCTTGAACAGAGATAATCTTGAATGGCCCGGAACTGAAATTTCCATCGATTATTGCTTTTGTGAATAATTCCCGTTGAGAACTCTATGTAATCCAAATAAAGATCCAAATCCTCTATTGCTGGAAAATCATTTATCTTCTCAAAAATCTGCTCAGTGCTTAGTGCATCTCTCCCGATTTGTGAATACTGGAGTGATAACTTTCCAAGAAAATTTGTGATTTCAATAGCACTTACTTTTTTATCTTTTAGCTTTCGCTCAATATTTCGGTTTGAGTCCCAGTTATCTACAAGAGCTGACACCAGTTCTTTTATAAGCTGTCCCGAATTTATCGGTATAATCGACTTATGTGTAAATAAAAAATGCGCAATTGTTAATAACAATGGATTCTTTAAAACATCATTCACCCCTGGAGCACTATTGAGGACAGAAATAAACTCTTTCCACTTACCTCCTCTAGATAATTTCCGATATGTCAGATCTTTGATCTGATTTTCATTAAAAGGCTGGACATACCATTTCTTGAATTCTTTCAGTTGCTCCATCTTTCTGTCTGGTCTGGAAGTGATAATCAGTGACGTGAGAGGGTTCTTGTGCCTAAACTCATTTATGGTAGTTTCAAAACTGCTGAACTTGTCAAAATCAATCTCGTCAGCACCGTCTAACAATAAACACAGATTACCGCCGAACTTCACAGTTTTATGATCCAAAAATTTTATATTGTACAGTGTATTATTTATACATGTGTCAATATATGTATTAAAATCACTTTTATAATTATTGAAGTCACGGAGCTGAATATAAATCGGAAATTTATTTAGGTTTTTATCATGATCGAAATTTTCTGATATATAATCCAACGCTATCTT
This genomic interval from Chryseobacterium joostei contains the following:
- a CDS encoding NACHT domain-containing protein — translated: MEEDDLSFYHVDNYSKIIEEKCYREEAIVNLHRGRFKTLVFAPKNEQEKFFFCLVNEKGLPQDAQEIEVDDSYIEELRKVLSLQVLKSEGIFKEQEIDILSEFVTPRIYSKDSENEMYYHFHCFENSNLIFGAPGSGKTTMLRKIALDYISENFDHDKNLNKFPIYIQLRDFNNYKSDFNTYIDTCINNTLYNIKFLDHKTVKFGGNLCLLLDGADEIDFDKFSSFETTINEFRHKNPLTSLIITSRPDRKMEQLKEFKKWYVQPFNENQIKDLTYRKLSRGGKWKEFISVLNSAPGVNDVLKNPLLLTIAHFLFTHKSIIPINSGQLIKELVSALVDNWDSNRNIERKLKDKKVSAIEITNFLGKLSLQYSQIGRDALSTEQIFEKINDFPAIEDLDLYLDYIEFSTGIIHKSNNRWKFQFRAIQDYLCSSYLVEGVQNLNKELFTEKNWNRILMMISGLNSDPNYILKAILESDEITKLDKVEKSLAIMKESHLLKVQDIEKSFKLLEEFFVNFESVKNIEEKSINFSAHEETIRLILETKGSEDIINLMKTIYQIRYTKYEYNFYGYLKNSRSNILKSVSYFTEKNGNIDIDLKDDEILIRYKEESPNIVD